The following DNA comes from Sander lucioperca isolate FBNREF2018 chromosome 2, SLUC_FBN_1.2, whole genome shotgun sequence.
ctaatactgtatctgaagtctcttttatataggccttagtggtctcctaatactgtatctgaagtctctttcctgaaatttagccttggtgcagaattacagccactagagccagtcccacaatgagctttccttagtatgtgccatttctgtgtctgtggctattgaggaggagaggtggagggtgggggtgtggccttgaccaactgccactttgctcgtttgcaagccatgatgtctctctctcatgggtgggccaaattctctgggtgggcctCTGGGTCTTTGTGGTTTATTTTCAGAACTTCTCTTTACGTTTTTGCATATTGATCAATCTGCTCCAGACATTTTCTTTTACTAATGATCctccttctttttttattaatatttccAAAGCTTGTGGAAGTGAAAAGtagtccagtgtgtgtgtgtgtgtgtgtgtgtgtgtttctttgtgtaggTGCCTCCTGTGCTCATGAATCTGTTCCCTGGACGCAGCGTGTCTGATGTTTTGTCCAGTCCAACAGGACAAGCAATCAGAGTTCAGCTGATGGACACCATCCAGGCCTGCAGCTCGTCCTccgatcaacaaaggtcagcaAGACAAAAAAATTCACTACGTCTGGGACACACTTGATTTACACTGACTGCGGAACAGCTGACAGACGTTAGGACACATGCACTGCATCTAAACATGTTATAAATAACTTATATGTCTTCTGTACCTGGGAGTTTCCAAGTGCAACCAGTTTGCTGCTGGTGCCACATCATCAGCTACACCCTTATTAATCCACTTCCACATCACAGTGATTACAGCAGCAAATACACTTCACATCTCAGGCAGTTGAtgatgctgatgctgatgcAGTTTGCAGTCAAGCAGTTACAGTAAATAGGAATGATCTTAAACCTGTAGGTCCACATCCCTGCAAGGCCACAGTGAGTGCCTCCAGTCGAGCAGTGGTACACCAAGAGTTCAAACTCTGATTTCTCTTAAACAACCTTTATGCACTGACAGACGTGAATACATTTAATGCTTTTGACTGAAATGACACATTGTCAATGTGTAAGGAAACAACTGTTCCTTGTTTTTCCAAATTGGGACTGCATATCACCAGCAGCGTACTTAGACCAGTGCTGTAATGTGTTTTTAGATTGAGTGAGAAGCTCCTAAAGATGACTCTGACCAGTGAGAACACAGCGGGCCCATCAGTAGACCCCCCTGTCGCAGGAAAGGAGCTGAAGTTGTGTGTCAACCAACCGGAGATGCAATTGACTGTGAAGAGCCTTCTGCAGGTACTGACGGGAAAATCATAAGTAGGGTTACAATTGTTCATGTCCACTGAATTTTAAAAGTCTATTTAGTTAAAACTAATATCCTTTAGAACAACTGATCAATGACTTGTAtatctaaaaaagaaaatcttccTAAACCGAGGTCATTGACAAAACTTTTTCAAAATCCATGTGAAAACATACAAAGCAACCCAGCAATCCAAGAATAATATCATTATTGAAGTCCCCAATACACAagctacatttaaaaaccaCCTCTTGAATATTTGATACTCAAACTTACTTTTCTTTCAAACTTAAAAAGCAGGTTTTGTACAACACAAGGTCCCGTTTGACCAAGTTACAACATGGGATCACCTTCGCTCCTTTTAAACacaaaatatgtaattttctgctgCTAGGGCTCTCtcaattaaaataataacaaaagacCTTCATAATCCTTGAGCTGGTCAAAGTATATAGTTACAAACGACCAcaaaaatgttgctttaaacTGGGGGAAAAAAGTCAATTTATGACAAAATATACAAAGGGGATATGACGCCAATTTGGGCGACCAAATGTAACGGAGCATTTTGGATAATGaaagtacacaactcaacaaaatatataactaGTCTAGTCTAGttattttttagacatttttatgCAGATAAGTTGCATCTtatgcctttattttgacacatTTCACTGATCAAAACAAAGTCTCGTGAGAGCCCTGTAAGACTTGAAAACTGCTTCTGTGAAACGAGCCCCTGGTCATTACCTTTCCATCTGCTGTGCATTtagcaaaaacatattttaaaagcaAATTGATAACAGAAACTGATGGAAAGTTGCTAGTTCGACTACGACTACAAAGCGGAAATTTAGGAAGTTCGAAATGTACGGCAGTGTTGCAGTTGTGCTGAACTACAGCTGTTCTTCTGTGTTGGCTGTGGCAGGTTAAGGAAGTGGTTCGGTCATTTCTCCACAATCGTCCAACTGTGCACCACACTGGGCCACGCCTCGACACACACCAGCCACCATCACCATCCACACAGTGAAACAGAACCAGTCCGCCTTTAGACACGAGAGGAGTTCTTACTACAACAAGACATGTGGGGTGTTCTGAAACCACTGGTCAGAACTGATAGTGGAATTACTCTGGGTGGGACGAAAAATCtgttataaatgtgtttttttaatctgttttttaCGTTCATTTGTCTGACTTTAAATGACCATAGTTGGCATTTGATGTGCTTAAACTATTGCTGTACACACTGTGAATGCATTTAATGTGCTTTAACTATTGCTGTTAACATTGCAAATCACCTTTAAACACCCTTTTACACTGCAGAAAATCTGCAATACCTACAACCATAACTATGGTCCTTTAActcaaactaaaactaaaaagaaAGTCTGTGACTTTCAGACTGCAGAGTCAAAATCAACAGTGGCAACATTTTTCTAAAACACTGTGGTATTATCCTTTAATTAGCATTCATCATGTACTGTAGTCCAATAGGTGGCAGCAGATGCACAATTTTAGCACGATGGCATTTCTCAGGCTGCTCTACTTCTACAGTACGTTTGACTGGCAACATTTTGTCACACAGAAATACATGAGATGAATACTAAATGACTTTGACTTTCACTCTTGCTTTCCTACTAGCTCTTTGTCTTTATTTCTtgatgtttttatgtctttttttccttGAGTAGTAAGACAGACAGTACAAACATGTTAATGAAAAGGAATAACATAAAATTAAATTCCTAGCCACGGACCAATCTGTTGCTCAGCAGAAGTAATGAATTTGATTGTGTCACTGGTAATCAGTATCAGCAGTGGAGATGGGTTGTGGCTGCAGCCCTGCGGTATTCTCTGAGAGGCAGCTGACCTCACAGCATTAACAACAGCTGTGGCAacagctgacacacagagagaggaccTGTGGCACACTGGCTGCTGTCTCACCATAGAAAGTACCCACACCACAAAGCTGAAAGCACAAACATACCAAACATACCAGAGTCTGTTGCAGTCACTTCACACTGTGCACTTTGGTGCTTAATTGACTTTAATGAAAAATGATACAGCACATTTTCTCTTTACCTTCCCTGAATAGGCCGTGGAGTATTGGAGAAAGTGCTCTTTTCTGGTGtagaagtcattttttttttatttgttcagATGTATTCCTTTATTATATTTCGATACCCACTTAAATTCCTAGCCGCCTTGGAATGTGGGTGCAGACGACCACGGAGGAGACGACCACGCTCACACTCGTGTCAATAAACGCTTATTATGTTGACACTGTCGATGTCTGCTGAGCAGTGCGGTCGCCCAATACGACCTGCGGCGGACAGGCCAGGTTCAGACcctcagactgtgtgtgtgtgtgtgtgtgtgtgtgtgtgtgtgtgtgtgtgagattctaCTAAGGACCACATGTCTCAAGGGTCAGGTGATCTAGAAAATCCTTAAAACTTAGGATATTTTTTCTCCAGGTCCTCAAAACACATGGCTTTTAGGGTTCTGGCTTGAATTTAGGGTTAAGAATAGGATTGGATTGGTATTCGATTTTGGTAAATGTACTGCTAATGTCAGGGATTACAGACAGAAGACAGTCTTCACAAGTATAGTAATACAGCCCTGAATGTGTGTGGGCTTCAGCCCCTCAGCAGAGTGGTGCTGGGATAGACAGTGATCGTAAAAGAGCTCAAAAGTGTTTCACACTTGTGCAATAAAAGGCTCGAGTTACCGTCCTGTCAGGGCCAGGAGGCGCAGCCAGCCGGGTGGTGCCGGTGGCCCAGCCAGCCAAGTTTTTTAACCCAGACAAAAACACCTTTCTCTGGGCACAGGAGCTGGCGGCTTGGCCCCGGCTCAAAACATTCTATTGGTGGAGGGGGGGTTC
Coding sequences within:
- the LOC118494179 gene encoding tetratricopeptide repeat protein 16, with protein sequence MMRPDDPDVRLRLAVLHNSLGSFCFQDGCFQEAADMFSLAIQYNSTASQYYENRSKAFRKLLNLDGARRDFICMLILDPGNEEVPPVLMNLFPGRSVSDVLSSPTGQAIRVQLMDTIQACSSSSDQQRLSEKLLKMTLTSENTAGPSVDPPVAGKELKLCVNQPEMQLTVKSLLQVKEVVRSFLHNRPTVHHTGPRLDTHQPPSPSTQ